In a single window of the Paenibacillus sp. MMS20-IR301 genome:
- a CDS encoding beta-galactosidase, with protein sequence MKRTHTINAAIAPKEIYPSTLRLSGSNPAGDEISFTNYYMELNGKPYFAICGEFHYSRYPESDWETEIRKMKLSGINVIATYIFWNHHEEIEDQFDWAGNRNLRRFVEQCHDNGLRVILRVGPFCHGEVRNGGLPDWLFGREFDVRSNDEGYLRYVRRLFAEIGREAAGLMFKDGGPVIGIQLENEFNAAAALWEQTAKQGDEYLSGGIGGEAGAEHMRLLKQYAVESGLVAPIYTSTGWGEAPFLADEVLPLYGGYAYTPWSISSPEQVQKPTPEYVFVNFHDDHAPGGEFNPPYTRTKYPFACCEMGGGMQTWYLSRFQVEPESVLAMTLMKLAGGCNFIGYYMFHGGTNPVGRTGYLNESTTPKLTYDFQAPIGEFGQIRESNHLLRPLHYFLRTFADRLAPLATVLPEGAEAITPENAHTLRYAVRTDGKSGFLFVNNYQDHVEMDPHEDVEFVLELGEEVLRFPQRSTLTVRQKASFLLPFNFGLDGLNLKYATAQPVTFATSAEAATYFFSMPEGVDGEFLIAAEAGVLEVAPAAGTVVQNGSGYNVLIPHDVSSMIVIKRDGARDVRIYAMSAQEAAALWELEQDGERRILFSAVPPVQTPEGIEFLSCGQNSFTFREYTGGTHTAAETAEWSTVQPEATIRRRQEGWFQAYDVQVPLKEIALVTRRIHDHKLVLELPEEALEDGEDVLLSIDYTGNVGYAFAAGQLFHDHFYNGLPWEIGLSRFREELRRGEIILETTPRRTGAVTLAADAAMAVEKVFEGEATAVFHSVTATPVYRIGLTK encoded by the coding sequence ATGAAGCGTACGCATACTATCAATGCTGCTATAGCGCCGAAAGAAATCTATCCGTCGACCCTCCGTCTGAGCGGGAGCAATCCGGCAGGGGATGAGATCAGCTTCACCAATTATTACATGGAGCTGAACGGCAAGCCCTATTTCGCCATCTGCGGCGAGTTTCATTATTCCCGTTATCCGGAGAGCGACTGGGAGACGGAAATCCGCAAGATGAAGCTGTCGGGGATTAATGTTATCGCGACTTATATCTTCTGGAACCATCATGAAGAGATTGAAGATCAGTTCGATTGGGCCGGAAACCGTAATCTGCGGCGGTTTGTGGAGCAGTGCCACGATAACGGGCTGCGTGTTATACTGCGTGTCGGCCCTTTCTGTCATGGCGAGGTCCGTAACGGCGGACTGCCGGACTGGCTGTTCGGGCGGGAATTCGATGTCCGTTCGAATGATGAGGGGTATTTGCGTTATGTGCGGCGGCTGTTCGCGGAGATTGGCCGGGAGGCAGCCGGGCTGATGTTCAAAGACGGCGGACCGGTCATCGGAATTCAGCTGGAGAATGAATTCAATGCCGCCGCTGCACTGTGGGAGCAAACGGCGAAGCAGGGCGACGAGTACCTCAGCGGCGGGATCGGCGGCGAAGCTGGTGCAGAGCATATGCGGCTGCTCAAGCAGTACGCCGTTGAGTCAGGACTGGTTGCTCCAATCTATACCAGCACAGGCTGGGGGGAAGCACCGTTCCTTGCGGATGAGGTGCTTCCGCTGTACGGCGGCTATGCTTATACTCCGTGGAGCATCAGCAGCCCGGAGCAGGTGCAGAAGCCGACGCCGGAATATGTCTTCGTGAATTTCCACGACGATCATGCACCGGGCGGCGAGTTTAATCCGCCGTATACCCGGACGAAGTATCCGTTCGCCTGCTGTGAGATGGGCGGCGGGATGCAGACCTGGTATTTGTCCCGCTTCCAGGTTGAGCCGGAAAGTGTGCTGGCGATGACCCTGATGAAGCTGGCCGGCGGCTGCAACTTTATCGGTTATTATATGTTCCATGGGGGAACGAATCCTGTAGGCAGAACCGGTTACTTGAATGAGAGTACGACACCGAAGCTGACCTATGATTTCCAGGCACCGATCGGCGAATTCGGGCAGATCCGCGAGTCCAATCATCTGCTGCGTCCGCTGCATTATTTTCTCCGCACGTTTGCTGATCGTCTGGCCCCGCTGGCAACCGTGCTGCCGGAAGGCGCGGAGGCCATTACTCCGGAGAATGCGCATACGCTGCGTTATGCTGTGCGAACGGACGGCAAGTCCGGCTTCCTGTTCGTGAACAATTATCAGGACCATGTAGAGATGGACCCGCATGAAGATGTTGAGTTTGTACTTGAACTCGGGGAAGAGGTACTCCGCTTCCCGCAGCGGAGTACACTGACAGTCCGGCAGAAGGCTTCCTTCCTGTTGCCGTTCAACTTCGGGCTGGACGGGCTGAATCTGAAGTATGCAACGGCTCAGCCGGTAACATTTGCCACGTCTGCTGAAGCCGCCACTTACTTCTTCTCGATGCCGGAAGGTGTGGACGGCGAATTCCTGATTGCTGCAGAGGCAGGGGTTCTTGAAGTCGCTCCTGCTGCCGGAACTGTGGTCCAGAACGGGAGCGGCTATAATGTGTTGATCCCGCATGATGTATCGTCCATGATCGTTATTAAACGTGACGGAGCCAGGGATGTCCGTATCTATGCGATGAGCGCCCAGGAAGCAGCAGCCTTATGGGAGCTGGAGCAAGACGGAGAGCGCCGGATCCTGTTCTCGGCTGTGCCGCCGGTTCAGACGCCGGAGGGCATTGAGTTCCTCAGCTGCGGACAGAACAGCTTCACCTTCCGTGAATATACCGGCGGAACCCATACAGCTGCTGAGACAGCAGAGTGGAGCACTGTGCAGCCGGAAGCCACAATCCGCCGGCGGCAGGAGGGCTGGTTCCAGGCCTATGATGTTCAGGTCCCGCTGAAGGAAATTGCCCTTGTGACCCGGCGGATACACGACCATAAGCTTGTACTGGAGCTGCCGGAAGAAGCCCTGGAGGATGGGGAAGATGTGCTGCTGAGCATCGATTACACAGGGAATGTAGGCTACGCCTTCGCCGCCGGCCAGCTGTTCCATGATCATTTCTATAATGGCCTGCCATGGGAAATCGGCCTGTCGCGGTTCCGCGAGGAGCTGCGCCGGGGCGAGATCATTCTGGAGACTACGCCGCGCCGCACCGGTGCCGTAACCTTGGCAGCTGATGCCGCCATGGCGGTGGAGAAGGTGTTCGAGGGCGAAGCTACCGCCGTGTTCCACAGTGTTACGGCAACGCCGGTGTACCGGATTGGATTAACAAAATAA
- a CDS encoding ATP-binding protein, with protein MNLDGEWEFYEGELLSPEDFRQGRHAPPAYLSVPDTWNGKNLDGGMSRKGSGTYRLQVMLKNTDDILGLKIGSIRMSHRLFIDGREEGGSGLPSLDKGNFQPGNTPYSVFFHPDTRKLEIVIQVSNYNFVTGGIVNSITFGAQEDITRRSTVQFGADIGIILILGMFGAYHLSFYYIGRREKEYLLSGLFLLLLALQNSLYGEKVFQRLLPDIPFDIAYKLLDVSQFLGGALIIVFFCTVESHLMSLRRLKLLLSPFIVYLAAVLLLPYEVHIRVKYYFILYLWLVVLGIIARMVYLYIRRQSQVADRAELMLFIGGATALMIYLMNDSLYSENIVQSNFTGRCGVIAFIILINILLAVRFSNAYDKTEILSRKLWTANQLKDEFLMNTSHEIKTPLHGIMNMTSFLLEDGDGNLHAGQKQNLWLIKDTSTKLSMLIQDLIDVSLLKHGELRLQQTVVDLRVAVQIVFDILQFELTGKEVALLNQVEAGIWVLADESRLRQVMYNLVHNAIKHTEYGSIQITASVAGNEVSIKVKDTGTGISEDNHSAIFEYFEQADKLLPQDGYTGMGVGLYISRKLVERMGGRICVDWSEKGKGTRMLFTLPKVDRIPEYQQDSATGTYRTHAHVDYTVLDILDRDGQTILIVDDEASNIHTLLHILRRHDYNVITAFSAKEALSKMQEFPGIDLVILDIMMPGTSGIELCRTLRSRYSILDLPILFATVKDAPPDIALGFRAGANDYVTKPFEGETLLARIHTLLAMKTSIQEAIRHEQAFHQAQIKPHFLYNAMSSIISFCYTDGEKAAYLLTMLSQYIRFILDMDRSTLVIPLHRELELIQAYVEIEQARFGERFDYTCQVDKLLDAALIPSLCIQPFIENAIRHGLFEKEGQGNVSLKIQGGDGYMKITIEDNGVGIPDGLLYKLTGQGELEGSIGIRNVRKRLDSIPGASLTIHSEEAGGTKVTIYLPVSRDICF; from the coding sequence ATGAATTTAGATGGAGAGTGGGAGTTTTATGAAGGTGAGCTGCTAAGCCCTGAAGATTTCCGGCAGGGCCGGCATGCTCCGCCAGCCTACCTGTCCGTGCCTGATACCTGGAACGGTAAGAATCTGGATGGCGGCATGAGCCGCAAAGGCTCGGGCACCTACCGTCTGCAGGTTATGTTAAAGAATACAGATGACATACTCGGTTTAAAAATAGGAAGCATCCGCATGTCCCACCGTCTGTTTATTGATGGCAGGGAGGAGGGAGGGAGCGGTCTTCCTTCCTTGGACAAAGGGAATTTCCAGCCCGGAAATACACCGTATTCGGTATTTTTTCATCCGGATACCCGGAAGCTTGAAATTGTGATCCAGGTATCTAACTACAATTTTGTCACCGGAGGAATTGTCAACTCGATCACTTTCGGGGCACAGGAGGATATCACCCGCAGAAGTACGGTTCAGTTCGGTGCTGATATCGGAATCATTCTAATCTTAGGGATGTTCGGTGCATATCACCTCAGCTTCTATTATATAGGTCGAAGAGAAAAAGAATATTTGCTTAGCGGACTATTTCTGCTGCTGCTTGCCTTGCAGAACTCGTTATACGGGGAAAAGGTATTTCAGCGGCTCCTGCCGGATATTCCTTTCGATATCGCCTATAAGCTGCTGGATGTCAGCCAGTTCCTTGGCGGGGCGCTGATCATTGTGTTCTTTTGTACCGTGGAATCCCATCTGATGTCACTGCGCAGGCTGAAGCTGCTGCTTTCACCCTTTATCGTGTATCTTGCTGCGGTTCTGCTTCTGCCATATGAGGTGCACATCCGTGTGAAATATTACTTTATCTTGTACCTCTGGCTCGTTGTGCTCGGCATTATAGCAAGAATGGTCTACTTATATATCCGCAGGCAGAGTCAGGTGGCAGACCGTGCAGAGCTGATGCTGTTTATCGGCGGAGCGACTGCGCTGATGATCTATCTTATGAATGACAGTCTCTATTCCGAGAATATTGTGCAAAGTAATTTTACAGGGAGATGCGGGGTTATTGCTTTTATTATCCTTATTAATATTCTGCTTGCTGTAAGGTTCTCGAACGCTTATGACAAAACAGAGATTCTGTCCCGTAAGCTATGGACGGCGAACCAGCTTAAGGATGAATTTCTGATGAACACTTCGCATGAGATCAAGACACCGCTCCATGGAATTATGAATATGACCTCTTTTTTACTGGAGGATGGGGACGGTAATCTGCATGCAGGCCAGAAGCAGAATCTGTGGCTGATTAAGGACACATCAACCAAGCTGTCGATGCTGATACAGGATCTGATTGATGTAAGCCTGCTGAAGCATGGAGAGCTCCGGCTGCAGCAGACGGTGGTTGATTTAAGAGTAGCTGTGCAAATCGTCTTTGACATCCTGCAGTTTGAGCTCACGGGAAAAGAAGTGGCACTGCTCAACCAGGTTGAAGCCGGTATTTGGGTACTCGCGGATGAGAGCAGGCTGCGGCAGGTCATGTACAATTTGGTCCATAATGCGATCAAGCATACTGAATACGGATCGATACAAATTACAGCAAGCGTGGCCGGGAATGAAGTCTCCATTAAGGTGAAGGACACCGGAACGGGGATCTCGGAAGACAACCATTCGGCTATCTTTGAATATTTCGAGCAGGCAGACAAGCTGCTGCCGCAGGACGGATACACCGGAATGGGTGTGGGGCTGTATATCAGCAGGAAGCTGGTTGAGCGGATGGGAGGCAGAATCTGCGTAGACTGGTCCGAAAAGGGGAAGGGAACAAGAATGTTATTTACGCTTCCGAAGGTAGACCGTATTCCTGAGTACCAGCAGGACTCTGCAACCGGAACATATAGAACGCATGCCCATGTTGACTATACAGTGCTTGATATTCTGGACCGGGACGGCCAGACTATTCTGATTGTGGACGATGAGGCCTCCAACATCCATACACTGCTCCATATCCTCCGGCGGCATGATTATAATGTAATTACTGCCTTCTCGGCCAAGGAAGCGTTAAGCAAAATGCAGGAGTTCCCAGGCATTGACCTGGTCATTCTGGATATCATGATGCCCGGTACTTCAGGCATTGAGTTATGCCGGACCCTGCGCAGCCGCTATTCGATTCTGGACCTGCCAATTCTGTTCGCCACGGTCAAGGACGCGCCACCGGATATTGCCCTCGGTTTCCGCGCCGGGGCGAATGACTATGTAACCAAGCCGTTTGAAGGCGAGACTCTGCTTGCCCGGATTCATACACTGCTTGCGATGAAGACGTCGATCCAGGAAGCGATCCGCCATGAGCAGGCCTTTCATCAGGCTCAGATCAAACCGCATTTTTTGTATAATGCCATGAGCAGTATTATCTCATTCTGTTATACCGATGGCGAGAAGGCCGCTTACCTGCTAACAATGCTTAGCCAATACATCCGTTTTATTCTGGATATGGACCGTTCTACACTTGTTATCCCTCTGCATCGTGAACTGGAGCTGATTCAAGCTTATGTAGAGATCGAACAGGCCCGGTTCGGGGAGCGTTTTGACTATACCTGTCAGGTGGATAAGCTTCTGGATGCTGCCCTGATTCCTTCACTCTGTATTCAGCCGTTTATTGAGAATGCGATCCGCCATGGGTTGTTTGAGAAGGAAGGCCAGGGCAATGTTTCGTTGAAAATACAAGGAGGGGACGGGTACATGAAGATTACGATCGAAGATAACGGTGTAGGAATTCCTGATGGTCTGTTATATAAATTAACCGGCCAAGGGGAGTTGGAGGGCAGTATCGGCATCCGTAATGTCCGCAAACGTCTGGATTCTATCCCTGGAGCCAGCTTAACCATTCATTCCGAGGAAGCCGGCGGTACAAAAGTAACCATCTATCTGCCTGTTAGCCGTGATATTTGTTTTTGA